A single genomic interval of Panthera tigris isolate Pti1 chromosome E3, P.tigris_Pti1_mat1.1, whole genome shotgun sequence harbors:
- the RNPS1 gene encoding RNA-binding protein with serine-rich domain 1 has protein sequence MDLSGVKKKSLLGVKENNKKSSTRAPSPTKRKDRSDEKSKDRSKDKGATKESSEKDRGREKTRKRRSASSGSSSTRCRSSSTSSSGSSTSTGSSSGSSSSSASSRSGSSSTSRSSSSSSSSGSPSPSRRRHDNRRRSRSKSKPPKRDEKERKRRSPSPKPTKVHIGRLTRNVTKDHIMEIFSTYGKIKMIDMPVERMHPHLSKGYAYVEFENPDEAEKALKHMDGGQIDGQEITATAVLAPWPRPPPRRFSPPRRMLPPPPMWRRSPPRMRRRSRSPRRRSPVRRRSRSPGRRRHRSRSSSNSSR, from the exons ATGGATTTATCAGGAGTGAAAAAGAAGAGCTTGCTAGgagtcaaagaaaataataaaaagtccaGCACTAG GGCTCCCTCTCCTACCAAACGCAAAGACCGCTCTGATGAGAAGTCCAAGGATCGTTCTAAAGATAAAGGGGCCACCAAGGAGTCTAGTGAGAAGGACCGGGGCAGGGAGAAAACGCGGAAGAGGCGCAGCGCTtccagcggcagcagcagcaccagGTG CCGGTCCAGCTCTACCTCCAGCTCGGGCTCCAGCACCAGCACTGGCTCGAGCAGCGGCTCGAGCTCTTCTTCCGCATCCAGCCGCTCGGGAAGCTCCAGCACCTCCCgcagctccagctccagcagcTCGTCTGGCTCGCCGAGTCCTTCTCGACGCAGGCACGACAACAGGAGGCGCTCCCGCTCCAA ATCCAAACCGcccaaaagagatgaaaaggaaaggaaaaggcgGAGTCCTTCCCCTAAACCCACCAAAGTGCACATCGGGAGGCTCACTAGGAACGTGACCAAG GACCACATCATGGAGATATTCTCCACCTACgggaaaattaaaatgattgaCATGCCTGTGGAAAGGATGCACCCCCACCTGTCTAAAGGCTACGCGTACGTGGAGTTTGAGAATCCGGACGAGGCTGAGAAGGCTCTGAAGCACATGGACGGAG GACAAATCGATGGCCAGGAGATCACCGCCACCGCTGTGCTGGCCCCATGGCCGAGGCCACCGCCCAGGAGATTCAGCCCTCCCAGGAGAATGCTGCCTCCACCTCCCATGTGGCGTCGGTCGCCCCCACGGATGAGAAGAAG GTCGCGCTCCCCGAGACGTAGGTCCCCGGTGCGCCGGCGGTCCCGCtcgcccggccgccgccgccacaGGAGCCGCTCCAGCTCCAACTCCTCCCGATAA
- the DNASE1L2 gene encoding deoxyribonuclease-1-like 2, translated as MGGFRALMAALWALGAAGAAALRIGAFNIQSFGDSKVSDPACGGVIAQIVAGYDITLVQEVRDPDLSAVSALMEQINSVSRHEYSFVSSEPLGREQYKEMYLFVYRKDAVSVVDTYQYPDPEDAFSREPFVVKFSAPGSAAGELVLIPLHAAPHQAVAEIDALYDVYLDVIDKWGTDDLLFLGDFNADCSYVRAQDWPAIRLRSSEVFKWLIPDSADTTVGNSDCAYDRIVVCGARLRRSLKPQSAAVHDFQEEFGLDQTQALAISDHFPVEVTLKSH; from the exons ATGGGTGGGTTCCGCGCCCTCATGGCCGCGCTCTGGGCGCTGGGGGCCGCCGGGGCCGCGGCGCTGCGCATCGGAGCCTTCAACATCCAGAGCTTTGGCGACAGCAAAGTGTCGGACCCAGCCTGCGGCGGTGTCATTGCGCAA atcGTGGCTGGCTATGACATCACGCTGGTGCAGGAGGTGCGAGACCCGGACCTGAGCGCCGTGTCCGCGCTCATGGAGCAGATCAACAG CGTGTCCAGGCACGAGTACAGCTTCGTGAGCAGCGAGCCCCTGGGTCGGGAGCAGTACAAAGAAATGTACCTGTTCGTCTACAG GAAGGACGCGGTGTCGGTGGTGGACACGTACCAGTACCCGGACCCGGAGGACGCCTTCAGCCGTGAACCTTTCGTGGTCAAGTTCTCCGCCCCCGGCTCGG CTGCCGGGGAGCTCGTGCTGATCCCGCTGCACGCGGCGCCGCACCAGGCCGTGGCGGAGATCGACGCTCTCTACGACGTGTACCTGGACGTGATCGACAAATGGGGCACCGAC GACTTGCTGTTCTTGGGCGACTTCAATGCGGACTGCAGCTACGTGAGGGCGCAGGACTGGCCGGCAATCCGCCTGCGCAGTAGCGAGGTCTTCAAGTGGCTCATCCCGGACAGCGCGGACACCACGGTGGGCAACTCGGACTGCGCCTACGACCGCATCGTGGTGTGCGGCGCCCGCCTGCGCAGGAGCCTGAAGCCCCAGTCGGCCGCTGTGCACGACTTCCAGGAGGAGTTCGGCCTGGACCAGACTCag gccCTTGCCATCAGTGACCATTTTCCTGTGGAGGTGACCCTGAAGTCCCACTGA
- the ECI1 gene encoding enoyl-CoA delta isomerase 1, mitochondrial, producing MALMVGARVLARNLLRPWSRLPDAVPGRTGPAAGGGDGVRCFGSPRLLVETDPAKGVAVIKLKNPPVNSLSLEVLTEFVISLEKLENDKTFRGVILTSDCPGIFSAGLDLTEMCGKSQAHYAEYWRAVQELWLRLYLSNLVLIAAINGVSPAGGCLISLTCDYRVLADNPKYTMGLNETLLGIVAPSWFKDTLVNTVGHRVAERAMQLGLLFAPAEALRVGMVDQVVPEDQVHSAALSAMAQWLAVPDHARQLTKNLMRKATADRLVKQRDADVQYFLQFISRDSIQKSLRVYLDKLRQKKG from the exons ATGGCGCTGATGGTCGGAGCGCGCGTCCTGGCTCGCAACCTGCTCCGCCCGT GGTCCCGGCTTCCGGACGCGGTTCCCGGGCGGACGGGGCCGGCCGCCGGCGGCGGGGACGGTGTGCGGTGTTTCGGGAGCCCTCGGCTGCTGGTGGAGACGGACCCGGCGAAAG GGGTCGCCGTGATAAAGTTGAAGAACCCCCCGGTGAACAGCCTCAGCCTGGAGGTGCTGACGGAGTTTGTCATCAGCCTGGAGAAACTGGAAAACGACAAGACCTTCCGAGGCGTCATCCTGACTTCG GACTGCCCCGGGATCTTCTCGGCTGGCCTGGACCTGACGGAGATGTGCGGGAAGAGCCAGGCGCACTATGCCGAGTACTGGAGGGCCGTGCAGGAGCTGTGGCTGCGGCTCTACCTGTCCAACCTGGTGCTGATTGCTGCCATCAAC GGAGTCAGCCCTGCGGGAGGCTGCCTGATCAGCCTCACGTGTGACTACCGCGTCCTGGCGGACAACCCCAAGTACACCATGGGGCTGAACGAGACTCTGCTGGGCATCGTCGCCCCCTCCTG GTTTAAAGACACCCTGGTGAACACCGTCGGCCACCGCGTGGCAGAGCGCGCCATGCAGCTGGGGCTGCTCTTCGCGCCCGCGGAGGCCCTGCGGGTGGGCATGGTAGACCAGGTGGTGCCCGAGGACCAAGTGCACAGCGCGGCACTGTCGGCGATGGCCCAGTGGCTGGCCGTTCCAg ACCATGCTCGACAGCTGACCAAGAATCTGATGCGCAAGGCCACAGCCGACCGCCTGGTCAAACAGCGCGACGCGGATGTCCAGTACTTCCTCCAGTTCATCTCCAGGGACTCCATCCAAAAGTCCCTGCGCGTGTACTTAGACAAGCTCAGACAGAAGAAAGGCTAG